The following coding sequences are from one Panthera leo isolate Ple1 chromosome E1, P.leo_Ple1_pat1.1, whole genome shotgun sequence window:
- the ENO3 gene encoding beta-enolase isoform X1, whose product MRTRRAMAMQKIFAREILDSRGNPTVEVDLHTAKGRFRAAVPSGASTGIYEALELRDGDKSRYLGKGVLKAVEHINKTLGPALLEKKLSVVDQEKVDKFMIELDGTENKSKFGANAILGISLAVCKAGAAEKGVPLYRHIADLAGNPDLVLPVPAFNVINGGSHAGNKLAMQEFMILPVGASSFKEAMRIGAEVYHHLKGVIKAKYGKDATNVGDEGGFAPNILENNEALELLKTAIQAAGYPDKVVIGMDVAASEFYRNGKYDLDFKSPDDPARHITGEKLGELYKNFIKNYPVVSIEDPFDQDDWATWTSFLSGVNIQIVGDDLTVTNPKRIAQAVEKKACNCLLLKVNQIGSVTESIQACKLAQSNGWGVMVSHRSGETEDTFIADLVVGLCTGQIKTGAPCRSERLAKYNQLMRIEEALGNKAVFAGRKFRNPKAK is encoded by the exons ATGAGGACCCGGAGAG CCATGGCCATGCAGAAAATCTTTGCCCGGGAAATCCTGGACTCCAGGGGCAACCCCACCGTAGAGGTGGACCTGCACACAGCCAAGG GTCGATTCCGAGCAGCTGTGCCCAGTGGAGCTTCTACGGGCATCTATGAAGCCCTGGAACTGAGAGACGGGGACAAATCCCGCTACCTGGGGAAAG GGGTCCTGAAGGCCGTGGAACACATCAACAAGACCCTAGGCCCCGCtctgctggaaaag AAACTAAGCGTTGTGGATCAAGAAAAAGTTGACAAATTTATGATCGAGCTGGATGGGACTGAAAATAAGT CCAAGTTTGGGGCCAATGCCATCCTGGGCATATCGCTGGCTGTGTGCAAGGCCGGCGCGGCCGAGAAGGGGGTCCCGCTCTACCGGCACATCGCAGACCTCGCCGGGAACCCGGACTTGGTCCTCCCCGTGCCT gcctTCAATGTGATCAACGGGGGCTCCCACGCCGGGAACAAGCTGGCCATGCAGGAGTTCATGATCCTGCCCGTGGGAGCCAGCTCCTTCAAGGAGGCCATGCGCATTGGCGCCGAGGTCTACCACCACCTCAAGGGGGTCATCAAGGCCAAGTACGGGAAGGATGCCACCAACGTGGGCGACGAGGGCGGCTTCGCACCCAACATCCTGGAGAATAATGAAG ccctggagctGCTGAAGACGGCCATCCAGGCAGCTGGGTACCCCGACAAGGTGGTGATAGGCATGGACGTGGCGGCGTCTGAGTTCTACCGCAACGGGAAGTACGATCTCGACTTCAAGTCTCCCGATGACCCCGCGCGGCACATCACTGGGGAGAAGCTGGGGGAGCTGTACAAGAATTTCATCAAGAACTATCCTG TGGTCTCCATCGAGGACCCCTTTGACCAGGATGACTGGGCCACCTGGACCTCATTCCTCTCGGGGGTTAACATCCAGATCGTGGGGGATGACCTCACGGTCACCAACCCCAAGAGGATCGCCCAGGCTGTTGAGAAGAAGGCCTGCAACTGCCTGCTGTTGAAGGTCAACCAGATTGGCTCCGTGACCGAGTCCATCCAGGC CTGCAAACTGGCCCAGTCCAACGGCTGGGGGGTGATGGTGAGCCACCGCTCCGGGGAGACCGAGGACACGTTCATCGCTGACCTCGTGGTGGGGCTCTGCACGGGACAG aTCAAGACTGGTGCCCCCTGCCGCTCAGAGCGCCTGGCCAAGTACAACCAGCTCATGAG GATCGAGGAGGCCCTTGGGAACAAGGCCGTCTTTGCCGGACGCAAGTTCCGTAACCCGAAGGCCAAGTGA
- the CAMTA2 gene encoding LOW QUALITY PROTEIN: calmodulin-binding transcription activator 2 (The sequence of the model RefSeq protein was modified relative to this genomic sequence to represent the inferred CDS: deleted 2 bases in 1 codon), which translates to MGTDSPSPRPLRPGVTLPPGALNMNTKDTTEVAENSHHLKIFLPKKLLECLPRCPLLPPERLRWNTNEEIASYLITFEKHDEWLSCAPKTRPQNGSIILYNRKKVKYRKDGYLWKKRKDGKTTREDHMKLKVQGMEPVSWQCLYGCYVHSSIVPTFHRRCYWLLQNPDIVLVHYLNVPALEDCGKGCSPMFCSISGDRREWLKWPREELLGQLKPMFHGIKWSCGNGTEEFSVERLVQQILDSHPTKPAPRTHACLCSGGLGSGSLTHKCSSTKHRIISPKVEPRALTLTSVSHPHPPEPPPPIAPLPPELPKAHTSPSSSSSSSSSSSGFAEPLEIRPSPPTSRGASSRGGTAILLLTGLEQRTGGLTPTRHLAPQADPRPSVSLAVVVGSEPPAPPAPPSPAFDPDRFLNSPQRGQTYGGGQGVSPDFPEAEAARTPCPALEPAAALEPQAAARGPPAPPGAGGRRGNRFFIQDDGGGEELKAQGAARPAPSPPPSPPPSPAPLEPAGRGGRGEALFGGAAGASELEPFGLSSFPDLMGELISDEAPGAPAPAAPLSPALSSITDFSPEWSYPEGGVKVLITGPWTEAAEHYSCVFDHIAVPGSLVQPGVLRCYCPAHEVGLVSLQVAGREGPLSASVLFEYRARRFLSLPSTQLDWLSLDDNQFRMSILERLEQMEKRMADLAAAGRAPCRSPAAPPIQDEGQGPGFEARVVVLVESMIPRSTWRGPERLAHGSPFRGMSLLHLAAAQGYARLIETLSQWRSVGTGSLDLEQEADPLNVDHFSCTPLMWACALGHLEAAVLLFRWNRQALSIPDSLGRLPLSVARSRGHVRLARCLEELQRQEASLEPPLAVAPPSSSPDTGLSGVSSPSELSDGTFSVTSAYSSAPDGSPPPAPLPASEIPMEETVPGQLSTGAPEAPLFLMDCETTNSQRPAPSPPPLPPTTEGGTAPEEADGPLAVDVIPVDMISLAKQIIEATPERIKREDFTGLPEAGAPMRERTGALGLSETMSWLASYLENVDHFPSSAPPSELPFERGRLAVPPAPSWAEFLSASASGKMESDFALLTLSDHEQRELYEAARVIQTAFRKYKGRRLKEQQEVAAAVIQRCYRKYKQFALYKKMTQAAILIQSKFRSYYEQKRFQQSRRAAVLIQQHYRSYRRRPAGSLPARTSRGSFLTKKQDQAARKIMRFLRRCRHRMRELKQNQELEGLPQPGLAT; encoded by the exons ATGGG CAcagactccccctccccccggcctcTCAGGCCGGGGGTGACCTTGCCCCCTGGAGCCCTCAACATGAATACCAAGGACACCACCGAGGTTGCTG AGAACAGCCACCACCTGAAGATCTTTCTCCCCAAGAAGCTGCTGGAGTGTCTTCCTCGCTGTCCGCTGCTGCCTCCAGAGCGGCTTCGCTGGAATACAAATGAG GAGATTGCATCCTATTTGATCACCTTTGAGAAGCATGACGAGTGGCTGTCCTGTGCCCCAAAGACAAG GCCTCAGAACGGCTCCATTATCCTCTACAACCGCAAGAAGGTAAAGTACCGGAAGGATGGTTACCTCTGGAAGAAGCGCAAGGACGGGAAGACCACCCGCGAGGACCACATGAAGCTGAAAGTCCAGGGCATGGAG CCTGTCTCCTGGCAGTGTCTCTATGGCTGCTACGTTCACTCTTCCATCGTGCCCACATTCCATCGGCGCTGTTACTGGCTGCTCCAG AACCCTGACATCGTGCTTGTGCACTACCTGAACGTCCCAGCCCTGGAGGACTGCGGAAAGGGCTGCAGCCCCATGTTTTGCTCCATCAGTGGCGACCGTCGCGAGTGGCTGAAGTGGCCCCGGGAGGAGCTGCTGGGGCAGCTGAAGCCCATGT ttcACGGCATCAAGTGGAGCTGTGGGAACGGCACCGAGGAGTTCTCCGTGGAGCGGCTGGTGCAGCAGATCCTGGACAGCCACCCGACCAAGCCCGCACCCCGAACCCACGCCTGCCTCTGCAGTGGAGGCCTCG GTTCCGGGAGCCTCACCCACAAATGCAGCAGCACGAAACACCGCATCATCTCTCCCAAAGTGGAGCCCCGAGCTTTAACCCTGAcctctgtctcccacccccacccccctgagcCTCCTCCGCCGATCGCCCCTCTTCCCCCAGAGCTCCCCAAGGCACAtacttccccttcttcttcctcctcctcttcctcctcttcctcaggcTTTGCGGAACCCCTAGAGATCAGACCCAGCCCACCCACCTCTCGAGGGGCGTCATCCAGAGGAGGCACTGCAATCCTCCTCCTGACGGGACTGGAGCAGCGCACTGGGGGCTTGACGCCCACCAGGCACTTGGCCCCCCAGGCTGACCCCAGGCCTTCCGTGAGCTTGGCTGTGGTTGTAGGATCcgagccccctgccccaccagctcctcccagccctgctTTCGACCCCGATCGTTTTCTCAACAGCCCCCAGAGGGGCCAGACATACGGAGGGGGCCAGGGGGTGAGCCCGGACTTCCCCGAGGCAGAGGCCGCCcgcaccccctgccctgccctagAACCCGCTGCTGCCCTGGAGCCCCAGGCGGCTGCTCGGGGTCCCCCTGCACCGCCAGGAGCAGGTGGGAGAAGAGGAAACCGTTTCTTTATTCAAGATGACGGTGGCGGGGAGGAGCTCAAGGCCCAGGGGGCTGCCCGACCCGCACCTTCGCCCCCTCCTTCGCCCCCACCTTCACCTGCCCCCTTGGAGCcagcaggcaggggaggcagaggggaggcctTATTTGGAGGAGCTGCTGGGGCCAGCGAACTGGAGCCCTTCGGTCTCTCGTCATTCCCTGACCTCATGGGAGAGCTCATCAGCGACgaggctccaggcgcccctgccccagccGCCCCGCTCTCTCCTGCTCTTAGCAGCATCACGGACTTCTCCCCAGAGTGGTCCTACCCGGAG GGTGGGGTCAAGGTGCTCATCACAGGTCCCTGGACTGAGGCCGCCGAGCATTACTCCTGTGTCTTTGATCACATCGCGGTGCCAGGCTCACTCGTCCAGCCTGGCGTCTTGCGCTGCTACTGTCCTG cccatgAGGTGGGGCTGGTGTCTTTGCAGGtggcggggcgggaggggcccCTTTCCGCCTCTGTGCTCTTTGAGTATCGAGCCCGCCGATTCCTGTCACTGCCTAGTACTCAGCTTGACTGGTTGTCACTGGACG ACAACCAGTTCCGGATGTCCATCCTAGAGCGGCTGGAGCAGATGGAAAAACGGATGGCCGACCTGGCGGCAGCCGGGCGGGCTCCCTGCCGCAGTCCTGCCGCGCCTCCCATTCAG GACGAAGGCCAGGGACCCGGGTTCGAGGCCCGTGTGGTGGTCTTGGTAGAGAGCATGATCCCTCGCTCCACCTGGAGGGGTCCTGAACGTCTGGCCCACGGAAGCCCCTTCCGGGGCATGAGCCTCCTGCACCTGGCTGCCGCCCAGGGCTACGCCCGCCTCATCGAGACCCTGAGCCAGTGGcg GAGCGTGGGCACAGGGAGCCTGGACTTAGAGCAAGAGGCTGACCCGCTCAACGTGGACCACTTCTCTTGCACCCCTCTG ATGTGGGCCtgtgccctggggcacctggaagCCGCCGTGCTCCTCTTCCGCTGGAACAGACAGGCGCTGAGCATTCCCGACTCACTGGGCCGGCTGCCCCTGTCCGTGGCACGGTCCCGGGGCCACGTGCGCCTCGCCCGCTGCCTGGAAGAGCTGCAGAGACAGGAAGCTTCGCTGGAGCCCCCACTTGCC GTCgcccccccctcctccagcccagacACCG GGCTGAGTGGGGTCTCGTCACCCTCGGAGCTGTCGGATGGCACGTTCTCTGTCACATCAGCTTATTCGAGCGCCCCGGACGGTAGTCCTCCCCCCGCTCCTCTGCCGGCCTCAGAGATTCCGATGGAAGAGACCGTCCCAGGCCAACTCTCCACTGGGGCCCCTGAGGCCCCCCTATTCCTCATGGACTGTGAAACCACCAACTCCCAAAGGCCAGCACCCTCACCGCCTCCTCTCCCACCAACCACCGAAGGGGGGACTGCTCCTGAGGAAGCAGACGGCCCGCTGGCCGTGGACGTGATCCCG GTGGACATGATCTCACTGGCCAAGCAGATCATTGAAGCCACACCAGAGCGGATTAAACGGGAGGACTTCACGGGGCTGCCCGAGGCTGGAGCACCAATGAGGGAGCGGACAGGGGCCCTGGGGCTCAGCGAGACCATGTCCTGGCTGGCCAGCTACCTGGAGAACGTGGACCATTTCCCCAGCTCAGCCCCGCCCAG CGAACTGCCCTTCGAGCGTGGTCGCCTGGCCGTCCCTCCCGCCCCTTCCTGGGCAGAGTTTCTGTCCGCTTCTGCCAGCGGCAAGATGGAGAGCGACTTCGCCCTGCTGACGCTGTCGGATCACGAGCAGCGGGAGCTGTACGAGGCGGCTCGAGTCATCCAGACGGCCTTCCGGAAGTACAAG GGCCGGAGGCTGAAGGAGCAGCAGGAGGTGGCGGCCGCAGTGATCCAGCGCTGCTACCGGAAGTACAAGCAG TTCGCGCTGTACAAGAAGATGACCCAGGCGGCCATCCTGATCCAGAGCAAGTTCCGGAGCTACTATGAGCAGAAGCGGTTTCAGCAGAGCCGCCGGGCGGCCGTGCTCATCCAGCAGCACTACCGCTCCTACCGCCGCCGGCCCGCAGGCAGCCTGCCCGCCCGCACCAG CAGGGGCTCCTTTCTCACCAAGAAGCAGGACCAGGCAGCCCGGAAGATCATGAGATTCCTGCGGCGCTGCCGGCACAG GATGAGGGAACTGAAGCAGAACCAGGAGCTGGAAGGGCTCCCCCAGCCCGGACTGGCCACCTGA
- the SPAG7 gene encoding sperm-associated antigen 7, with protein MADLLGSILSSMEKPPSLGDQESRRKAREQAARLKKLQEQEKQQKVEFRKRMEKEVSDFIQDSQQTKKKFQPMNKIERSILHDVVEVAGLTSFSFGEDDECRYVMIFKKEFAPSDEELESYRRGEEWDPQKAEEKRKLKELAQRQEEEAAQQGPVVVSPASDYKDKYSHLIGKGAAKDAAHMLQANKTYGCVPVANKRDTRSIEEAMNEIRAKKRLRQSGEELPPTS; from the exons ATGGCGGACCTACTGGGCTCCATCCTGAGCTCCATGGAGAAGCCACCCAGCCTCGGGGACCAGGAGTCTCGGCGCAAGGCCCGAG AGCAGGCTGCCCGCCTGAAGAAGCTACAGgaacaagaaaaacaacagaaagtggAGTTTCGTAAAAGG ATGGAGAAAGAGGTGTCCGATTTCATCCAAGACAGCCAGCAGACCAAGAAAAAGTTTCAGCCGATGAACAAGATCGAGAGGAGCATCCT ACACGATGTGGTGGAGGTGGCTGGCCTGACGTCCTTCTCCTTCGGGGAAGATGATGAGTGTCGCTACGTCATGATCTTCAAGAAG GAGTTCGCGCCCTCAGATGAAGAGCTGGAGTCCTACCGTCGCGGCGAGGAGTGGGACCCCCAGAAAGCTGAGGAGAAGCGCAAGCTGAAG gAGCTGGCCCAGcggcaggaggaggaggcagcccaGCAGGGCCCCGTGGTGGTGAGCCCCGCCAGTGACTACAAAGACAAGTACAGCCACCTCATCGGCAAGGGGGCGGCCAAGGACGCGGCCCACATGCTGCAGGCCAACAAGACCTATGGCTGTG TGCCCGTGGCCAACAAGAGGGACACGCGCTCCATTGAAGAGGCCATGAACGAGATCCGGGCCAAGAAGCGGCTGCGGCAGAGCGGGGAAGAGCTGCCACCGACGTCCTAG
- the ENO3 gene encoding beta-enolase isoform X2 — protein MAMQKIFAREILDSRGNPTVEVDLHTAKGRFRAAVPSGASTGIYEALELRDGDKSRYLGKGVLKAVEHINKTLGPALLEKKLSVVDQEKVDKFMIELDGTENKSKFGANAILGISLAVCKAGAAEKGVPLYRHIADLAGNPDLVLPVPAFNVINGGSHAGNKLAMQEFMILPVGASSFKEAMRIGAEVYHHLKGVIKAKYGKDATNVGDEGGFAPNILENNEALELLKTAIQAAGYPDKVVIGMDVAASEFYRNGKYDLDFKSPDDPARHITGEKLGELYKNFIKNYPVVSIEDPFDQDDWATWTSFLSGVNIQIVGDDLTVTNPKRIAQAVEKKACNCLLLKVNQIGSVTESIQACKLAQSNGWGVMVSHRSGETEDTFIADLVVGLCTGQIKTGAPCRSERLAKYNQLMRIEEALGNKAVFAGRKFRNPKAK, from the exons ATGGCCATGCAGAAAATCTTTGCCCGGGAAATCCTGGACTCCAGGGGCAACCCCACCGTAGAGGTGGACCTGCACACAGCCAAGG GTCGATTCCGAGCAGCTGTGCCCAGTGGAGCTTCTACGGGCATCTATGAAGCCCTGGAACTGAGAGACGGGGACAAATCCCGCTACCTGGGGAAAG GGGTCCTGAAGGCCGTGGAACACATCAACAAGACCCTAGGCCCCGCtctgctggaaaag AAACTAAGCGTTGTGGATCAAGAAAAAGTTGACAAATTTATGATCGAGCTGGATGGGACTGAAAATAAGT CCAAGTTTGGGGCCAATGCCATCCTGGGCATATCGCTGGCTGTGTGCAAGGCCGGCGCGGCCGAGAAGGGGGTCCCGCTCTACCGGCACATCGCAGACCTCGCCGGGAACCCGGACTTGGTCCTCCCCGTGCCT gcctTCAATGTGATCAACGGGGGCTCCCACGCCGGGAACAAGCTGGCCATGCAGGAGTTCATGATCCTGCCCGTGGGAGCCAGCTCCTTCAAGGAGGCCATGCGCATTGGCGCCGAGGTCTACCACCACCTCAAGGGGGTCATCAAGGCCAAGTACGGGAAGGATGCCACCAACGTGGGCGACGAGGGCGGCTTCGCACCCAACATCCTGGAGAATAATGAAG ccctggagctGCTGAAGACGGCCATCCAGGCAGCTGGGTACCCCGACAAGGTGGTGATAGGCATGGACGTGGCGGCGTCTGAGTTCTACCGCAACGGGAAGTACGATCTCGACTTCAAGTCTCCCGATGACCCCGCGCGGCACATCACTGGGGAGAAGCTGGGGGAGCTGTACAAGAATTTCATCAAGAACTATCCTG TGGTCTCCATCGAGGACCCCTTTGACCAGGATGACTGGGCCACCTGGACCTCATTCCTCTCGGGGGTTAACATCCAGATCGTGGGGGATGACCTCACGGTCACCAACCCCAAGAGGATCGCCCAGGCTGTTGAGAAGAAGGCCTGCAACTGCCTGCTGTTGAAGGTCAACCAGATTGGCTCCGTGACCGAGTCCATCCAGGC CTGCAAACTGGCCCAGTCCAACGGCTGGGGGGTGATGGTGAGCCACCGCTCCGGGGAGACCGAGGACACGTTCATCGCTGACCTCGTGGTGGGGCTCTGCACGGGACAG aTCAAGACTGGTGCCCCCTGCCGCTCAGAGCGCCTGGCCAAGTACAACCAGCTCATGAG GATCGAGGAGGCCCTTGGGAACAAGGCCGTCTTTGCCGGACGCAAGTTCCGTAACCCGAAGGCCAAGTGA
- the PFN1 gene encoding profilin-1 translates to MAGWNAYIDNLMADGTCQDAAIVGYKDSPSVWAAVPGKTFVNITPAEVGVLVGKDRSSFFVNGLTLGGQKCSVIRDSLLQDGEFTMDLRTKSTGGAPTFNITVTMTAKTLVLLMGKEGVHGGMINKKCYEMASHLRRSQY, encoded by the exons ATGGCCGGGTGGAACGCCTACATCGACAACCTCATGGCGGACGGGACCTGTCAGGACGCGGCCATCGTGGGCTACAAGGACTCGCCCTCCGTCTGGGCCGCCGTCCCCGGGAAAACCTTCGTCAACATCACG CCAGCTGAGGTTGGTGTCCTGGTTGGCAAAGACCGGTCAAGTTTTTTCGTGAACGGGCTGACACTTGGGGGCCAGAAATGCTCTGTTATCCGGGACTCGCTGCTGCAGGACGGGGAATTTACCATGGATCTCCGTACCAAGAGCACCGGGGGAGCTCCCACCTTCAACATCACTGTCACCATGACTGCCAAGA cGCTAGTCCTGCTGATGGGCAAAGAAGGTGTCCACGGCGGGATGATCAACAAGAAATGTTATGAAATGGCCTCCCACCTGCGGCGTTCCCAGTACTGA